A region from the Hydra vulgaris chromosome 08, alternate assembly HydraT2T_AEP genome encodes:
- the LOC136083284 gene encoding uncharacterized protein LOC136083284 has translation MPGNSGYYTNNKKTCPESVRFIGKEKFPKKLLMWIAISNRGMSEPLFRNSKVVAINSSIYINECLEKRLLPFIHKYHGDFNYLFWPDLASSHYFKDSLNWMDHYVYYVDKESNPPNVPQARPIENFWGHLAQKVYEGDWQASTEQVLIDRIKLKLQEIDLNFLQSHMKGVRAKLRSMADGGVFSYKK, from the coding sequence ATGCCTGGAAATTCTGGATACTACacaaacaacaaaaagacaTGTCCAGAAAGTGTTCGTTTTATAGGAAAAgagaaatttccaaaaaaattattaatgtggATAGCCATATCTAACCGTGGTATGTCCGAGCCATTGTTTCGCAATTCCAAGGTTGTAGCGATCAATTCATCaatctatattaatgaatgttTAGAAAAACGACTTCTTCCATTTATTCACAAGTATCATGGAGactttaactatttattttggcCAGATTTAGCAAGTTctcattattttaaagattctCTAAATTGGATGGACCATTATGTCTATTACGTTGATAAAGAATCCAATCCCCCAAATGTGCCTCAAGCACGaccaattgaaaatttttgggGACATTTGGCACAGAAGGTTTACGAGGGAGATTGGCAAGCTTCAACAGAGCAAGTTTTGATTGATCGCATTAAACTAAAACTACAAGAAattgatttaaactttttacagtCGCATATGAAAGGCGTCAGAGCAAAATTGAGATCAATGGCAGATGGTGgtgttttttcatataaaaaataa